The genome window TATCACACATCACGAGTCGTAAAGTGTGCCAGGGAACACAGTACGCCTATGGCTTCGGGCGAGGAGTCCGTCGACGGGGACCTCACGGAGGGGTCGCTCGTTCGGCCGATGTTCATGCTGGCCTGGCCGCTCGTGGTGATCCAGCTGTTGCAAGTCGCCTACAACGTCGGCGACACGTTCTGGCTGGGGGCGCTCTCGCCGGAGGCGGTCGGGGCCGTGAGCCTCGCCTTTCCGCTGTTGTTCTTGTTGATCGCGGTCGGCAGCGGCTTCACCACCGCCGGCGCGATTCTGGTCGCCCAGCACACGGGCGCCGAAAGCGGCAAGAGTGGGCTGATCGCCGGCCAGACGCTCTCGTTCATCTCGATCGTCGCCGTCATACTCGGGATCGTCGGCTACGTCGCGACCGACCCGATGCTCGCAGCGTTACCGGCCGACCCCGATACGCAGGCGACGATTATCCCGCTGGCAGGCGATTACCTGCGCGTGTTCTTCCTCGGGCTCCCGTTCGTCTTCGGGTTCTACGTCTTCGTCGCGCTCATGCGTGGCTACGGGAGCACCCGTATGCCAATGCGAGTGATGGTCGTAAGCGTCGTCATCAACCTCGCGATCGACCCGCTGCTCATCTTCGGCGTCGGCCCGCTCCCACGGCTCGAGGTCGCTGGCGCGGCCGTCGCGACCGTCATCTCCCGTGGCGTCGCGACGGGCATCGGCTTTTACCTGCTGTACTACACCGACGTCGGGCCGACGATCGAACCGGACCATCTCCGGCCGCGACTCGAGTTCGTCTCCGAGATCACCCGACTGGGGGTGCCGACGGCGATCGAACAGTCGATGACGGCGCTCGCACTGGTTGCGATGACGGCGATAGTCGTCACCTTCCCGCCGGCGGTCGTCGCCGCCTACGGGCTGGGCAACCGGCTCATCTCGCTTGTGTTCTTACCGGCGTTAGGGATGGGACAGTCGATGGACGCCATCGTCGGTCAGAACCTCGGGGCCGGAAAGTCGGAGCGGGCAGCGACAGCTACCTGGATCGGCGCGGGCGTCATCGGGGCGATCATGGCCGTTGCTGGAGCCGTTGCCTTCTTGTTTCCGGAGCCGTTCGTCGCGGTGTTTCTCACGGCGGAGGCAGCCGGACGAGCGGAGACGATCAACTACGGCACGACGTACCTCCAGTTCGCCGCGGTCGCGTTCGTCTTCATGGGCGTCATGCAGGTCGTCCTGGGCGCGTTCCGGGGGGCCGGAAACACGAAGACCGCCCTCGCGTTCTCGGTGCTCGGCCTGTGGATCGTCCGCGTCCCCGTCACCTACTATCTGATCTTCGTCGCCGACTGGGGCACCACCGGCATCTGGACCGGCGTCGTCGTCGGCGACATCATCGGCGCGGTCGCCGCCGTCGCGTGGTTCACTCGCGGCACCTGGACGGAAGCGATCGTCGACGACGAATCGGACGAGCACGCCGACTCGAGCGAGAGCGAAGTCGTTGCCGAGTGAGAGTGACACCGTCGCCGGATGAGTCGAGTCGGCGAGCGGATCGGTCGGTAGCGACCTCGATTGGGGCGCGGGCCAGCTACTGTTATTGGGCTCGGCCGCACACGAACTCCCTGTGAGCGAACCAGGGGCGGACACGTCGCAGTGTGCCGTCTGCGGAGCGATAGTCACCGACGCGGCGGCCGACCAGCCGACGGAAACGGCGGCGTTGGACGCTGACGCGTTCTGCTCGAGCGGTTGTCGTGACGTGGCACGGACGCTCTCGGGGCCCAGCGGGCACGCGCTGGCAGACCACGACATCGCGAACGAGTCGCTAGCCGGGCCGATGGCGTCCGACGACGAGAGCCTGGTCCGGACTCACCTTCGCGTCGACGGGACGTACTCGGCGACCTGCGAGGCCTATCTCGAGACCCTCGCCGAATCGCTCGAGGGCGTCGCCGACGCCTCGGCGAGCTACGTCACGGAATCGATCCGGGTCGATCACGACCCTGACCGTCTCTCACCGACCGAAGTGTGCGACGCGTTGAGCACGCTCGGCTACACCGCGTATCTCCGCGAGGACGCCGCTGCCGAAGACGGCGAGACTGGTGGCACCCGTCGCTCCCGCGAGATGACCGGCATGCGAAAGCGGCGGGCGGACGACGTCCTCGAGCTCCGGTACATCGTGGGGATCGTCTTCGGGAGCTTCCTGCTCGTCCCCTACGTTGCAGTCTTTTACCCCGTCTACCTCTCGGCGTTTTCCGACTGGGGCGTGTTGGTCCACTACGGCGACGCCTTCTCGGAGTTCGAGGGCGTGCTCTATCTTCCCGTCTTCCTGGTCCTGACGGGGGCCGTCCTCTACCTGGCCGGACTGCCGCTGTTACGCGGCGCGTACGTCAGCCTGAAACTGCGCCGGCCGAACACCCACCTGCTCGCGGCGTTTACGATCGTCGCTGCCTACGCATACGGCACCCTCGCGGTCGCCAACGGACAGATCGACGTCTACTACGACGTGACCATCGTCGTCGCTGCGCTAGTCATGGCCGCCGTCTTCTACGAGTCGACGGTCAAACGCCGTGCAACCGACCGGCTCACCGACCTGACGATCTCGCAGGTCGACGACGCGCGTGTTCTCGAGGGCGACGGCTCGACGACGACGATTCCCGTAGCCGACCTCGAGTCGGGCGATCGCGTCCTCGTCAGAGCGGGCGAGCGTGTGCCGGTCGATGGGACCCTCGAGGGCGGTCGATGTACGATGGACGAAGCCGTCGTCACGGGCGAGTCGCTTCCCGTCTCGAAAGC of Natrarchaeobaculum sulfurireducens contains these proteins:
- a CDS encoding MATE family efflux transporter, which codes for MASGEESVDGDLTEGSLVRPMFMLAWPLVVIQLLQVAYNVGDTFWLGALSPEAVGAVSLAFPLLFLLIAVGSGFTTAGAILVAQHTGAESGKSGLIAGQTLSFISIVAVILGIVGYVATDPMLAALPADPDTQATIIPLAGDYLRVFFLGLPFVFGFYVFVALMRGYGSTRMPMRVMVVSVVINLAIDPLLIFGVGPLPRLEVAGAAVATVISRGVATGIGFYLLYYTDVGPTIEPDHLRPRLEFVSEITRLGVPTAIEQSMTALALVAMTAIVVTFPPAVVAAYGLGNRLISLVFLPALGMGQSMDAIVGQNLGAGKSERAATATWIGAGVIGAIMAVAGAVAFLFPEPFVAVFLTAEAAGRAETINYGTTYLQFAAVAFVFMGVMQVVLGAFRGAGNTKTALAFSVLGLWIVRVPVTYYLIFVADWGTTGIWTGVVVGDIIGAVAAVAWFTRGTWTEAIVDDESDEHADSSESEVVAE